One region of Desulforegula conservatrix Mb1Pa genomic DNA includes:
- the rplU gene encoding 50S ribosomal protein L21, with protein sequence MYAVIKTGGKQYKVQPGGVIEVEKLDGEEGAPVNFSEVLLFADGDNLSLGTPVLANVTVRGTILKQAREKKILIFRFRRRKHSRKSQGHRQPYSVVKIDSIEA encoded by the coding sequence ATGTACGCGGTTATTAAAACAGGTGGAAAACAATACAAAGTTCAGCCTGGCGGAGTTATTGAAGTCGAAAAACTCGACGGAGAAGAAGGTGCGCCAGTAAATTTCAGCGAAGTTCTGCTTTTTGCAGACGGAGACAATCTGTCACTCGGAACTCCTGTGCTCGCTAATGTGACTGTTCGCGGTACCATTCTTAAGCAGGCAAGAGAAAAGAAAATTCTTATTTTCAGATTCCGCAGACGCAAGCACAGCAGAAAATCACAAGGACATCGTCAGCCGTATTCGGTTGTAAAGATTGACAGCATTGAAGCTTAA
- a CDS encoding DUF1737 domain-containing protein, with product MKLYKFLTGPDDVTFCMRVTEALNNGWQLHGGPTLTFNGVCVIAGQAVVKEVEGEEFSPDLNLKAY from the coding sequence ATGAAGCTATACAAGTTTTTGACTGGTCCTGACGACGTAACATTTTGCATGAGAGTAACAGAAGCCCTGAATAACGGATGGCAGCTGCATGGAGGGCCCACGCTGACTTTTAATGGTGTATGTGTAATTGCCGGGCAGGCCGTGGTCAAGGAAGTTGAGGGAGAAGAGTTTTCCCCTGATCTGAATTTAAAGGCATACTGA
- the qmoC gene encoding quinone-interacting membrane-bound oxidoreductase complex subunit QmoC has product MAEKYLVEPDVGFVNDIIGLGGDTLKKCFQCATCSVACPIAPENKPFPRKEMIAASWGLKDKLIGNADIWLCHQCGDCSALCPRGAKPGDVLGAVRSMAIAEYAAPKFLGKWINDPKKLMKLTAIPALVFILTFIITQIFPALKHHHEPGLIAHADFISTWMVDAVFVPLAGWAVVIFGLGLKRFIVDIHKNALAEGKTTKEKIDPKEFIKSLINVIPMIGKHQKFTECGENKDRSTAHMMVLYAFIGLFIVTNIFFVVLYVFQIPGPYSQLNPVKWLANISGVMLVLGGIMMLKNRLTKKDQGSSYKDWYIIGLVLGLGLTGMLTQMTRLAGAEYLTYFMYYIHLIFIFHLFAYLPFSKMAHMVYRTVALAYADYTGRK; this is encoded by the coding sequence ATGGCGGAAAAATACCTTGTTGAGCCTGATGTAGGATTTGTCAATGACATTATCGGGCTTGGCGGAGATACCCTCAAAAAGTGTTTCCAGTGCGCCACATGCTCAGTTGCATGTCCTATTGCGCCTGAAAATAAGCCTTTCCCAAGAAAGGAAATGATAGCGGCATCATGGGGTCTTAAGGACAAGCTCATAGGAAATGCTGATATTTGGCTGTGTCATCAGTGCGGAGACTGCTCTGCGCTTTGCCCGAGAGGAGCAAAGCCGGGTGATGTGCTTGGCGCTGTTCGCTCAATGGCTATCGCGGAATATGCGGCTCCCAAGTTTCTTGGAAAATGGATAAATGATCCCAAGAAACTTATGAAGCTCACCGCTATACCGGCGCTTGTATTCATATTGACTTTTATAATTACCCAGATTTTCCCTGCACTCAAGCATCATCATGAGCCAGGATTGATTGCGCATGCGGATTTCATCTCCACATGGATGGTTGATGCCGTATTCGTCCCTCTTGCAGGCTGGGCGGTAGTAATATTCGGGCTTGGCCTGAAGCGCTTTATTGTAGATATTCACAAGAATGCTCTTGCTGAAGGCAAAACCACAAAAGAAAAGATTGATCCCAAAGAGTTCATTAAGTCTCTTATCAATGTGATTCCGATGATAGGTAAACATCAGAAGTTCACTGAGTGCGGAGAAAACAAGGATCGTTCGACTGCTCATATGATGGTTCTTTATGCTTTTATCGGGCTTTTCATAGTAACCAACATCTTTTTTGTTGTTCTCTATGTGTTCCAGATTCCTGGGCCATATTCACAGCTCAACCCTGTTAAATGGCTCGCGAACATCTCAGGCGTCATGCTCGTTCTTGGTGGCATCATGATGCTTAAGAACCGTCTGACAAAGAAAGATCAGGGAAGCAGCTACAAAGACTGGTATATTATCGGTCTTGTACTTGGACTTGGTCTGACTGGCATGCTTACCCAGATGACCAGGCTTGCAGGCGCAGAGTATCTGACATATTTCATGTACTATATTCACCTGATTTTCATATTCCATCTGTTTGCTTACCTGCCATTCTCAAAGATGGCGCACATGGTTTACAGAACAGTTGCTCTTGCTTATGCGGATTATACAGGCAGAAAATAG
- a CDS encoding RDD family protein, whose amino-acid sequence MSADAQVVFTKADPVKRIIAVVIDMLLACVVGVIPFIGGLVGAGYLLIRDALPVEALGYKSVGRKVMKLSVVKQGAPGTKIEYIDSIKRNWVFAMGPLGMAFMIIPLLGWIVAFLLGIAGVVLAAYEIYNMFTDPQGIRLGDKMAGTMVVED is encoded by the coding sequence ATGTCTGCAGATGCACAGGTCGTTTTTACAAAGGCTGATCCGGTAAAAAGAATAATTGCTGTTGTTATTGATATGCTTCTTGCTTGTGTTGTAGGAGTTATCCCTTTTATTGGCGGTCTCGTGGGAGCAGGGTATCTTTTGATCAGGGATGCTCTTCCTGTTGAAGCTCTGGGTTATAAGAGCGTTGGCAGGAAAGTAATGAAGCTTTCCGTTGTCAAGCAGGGAGCACCCGGCACAAAAATCGAATACATCGATTCGATAAAAAGAAACTGGGTATTTGCCATGGGACCACTCGGTATGGCATTCATGATAATACCTCTTCTTGGATGGATAGTTGCTTTTTTGCTTGGGATCGCCGGTGTTGTGCTTGCTGCATACGAAATATACAATATGTTCACCGATCCACAGGGAATAAGACTTGGCGATAAAATGGCCGGAACCATGGTCGTTGAAGACTAA
- the obgE gene encoding GTPase ObgE gives MKFVDEALITVESGNGGRGCVSFRREKYVPKGGPDGGDGGVGGDVVFKATNQRRTLYHFRFQQTYSARNGEGGRGSQCNGANGDNITLEVPVGTMIYNSETGELIHDFTEHDEVFIVAKGGRGGKGNKFFTSSTHQTPRFAQPGEPGETLVLKLELKSIADVGIVGFPNAGKSTLISAISSARPKIADYPFTTLTPNIGIVSWDWGEPYAVADIPGLVEGAHTGVGLGIKFLRHVERTRILVHLIDAYEIDPYSPLERYEAINRELGLYSEELAEKEQIVVLNKMDISGAEIAAELFEEALGKPVFCISAATGLGVRELKNHLGKIVFDTALEKPKHDPENDDYIDDEQD, from the coding sequence GTGAAATTCGTAGATGAAGCACTGATTACCGTAGAGTCCGGTAATGGGGGGCGGGGATGTGTTAGCTTCCGCAGGGAGAAATATGTTCCCAAAGGTGGACCGGATGGCGGAGACGGGGGTGTTGGCGGTGATGTTGTATTCAAAGCAACTAATCAGCGCCGCACCCTGTATCATTTTAGGTTTCAGCAGACCTACAGCGCCAGAAATGGTGAAGGCGGACGAGGATCACAGTGTAACGGTGCAAACGGGGATAATATAACTCTTGAAGTTCCTGTAGGCACGATGATCTATAATTCTGAAACCGGCGAGCTGATCCATGATTTCACAGAGCATGATGAAGTCTTTATTGTGGCAAAGGGCGGACGCGGTGGTAAAGGAAACAAATTCTTTACTAGTTCCACGCATCAGACCCCAAGATTTGCCCAACCAGGAGAACCCGGCGAAACGCTGGTTTTAAAACTGGAGCTAAAGTCCATCGCAGATGTAGGAATTGTGGGGTTTCCGAATGCAGGGAAATCAACTCTGATAAGTGCCATTTCATCTGCACGACCCAAAATTGCCGATTATCCATTCACAACTCTTACTCCAAATATTGGAATAGTCTCCTGGGACTGGGGCGAACCATACGCAGTCGCTGATATCCCCGGGCTTGTCGAAGGCGCTCACACAGGTGTAGGTCTTGGGATCAAGTTTTTAAGGCATGTTGAGCGGACAAGGATTCTTGTTCATCTCATAGATGCTTATGAAATTGATCCGTATTCCCCGCTTGAAAGATATGAGGCCATCAACAGGGAGCTTGGTCTGTACAGCGAGGAACTCGCTGAAAAAGAACAGATTGTGGTTCTGAACAAAATGGATATTTCAGGCGCTGAAATTGCGGCTGAATTATTTGAAGAAGCCCTTGGCAAGCCTGTTTTCTGTATTTCCGCAGCAACCGGACTTGGTGTCAGAGAACTGAAGAATCATCTTGGTAAAATCGTTTTTGACACCGCGCTGGAAAAGCCAAAGCATGACCCGGAGAATGATGATTACATCGACGATGAGCAGGACTGA
- the nadD gene encoding nicotinate-nucleotide adenylyltransferase — translation MINTQAQTQKWERIGVFGGTFDPVHHGHLRVALEVKDAMSLDRVIFVPANIPPHKSRPDIASASDRMAMVRLACNSVSAFEVSGIELERNGRSYTADTLSLLSINNGGEGELFFIMGMDAFMQFHTWKDPERILGTASLIIMTRPDYDHEAHDVEKYIRQYLSEDYVPSSGEEISFFHPDLCGIFFVKVTGLEISGTTIRELAKKEKSLAFLVPQKVEEYIVSRGLYR, via the coding sequence ATGATTAACACTCAGGCTCAGACTCAGAAATGGGAAAGAATAGGCGTCTTTGGCGGAACCTTTGATCCTGTCCATCATGGACATCTTAGGGTTGCGCTTGAAGTTAAGGATGCCATGAGTCTGGACAGAGTTATCTTTGTTCCGGCAAATATTCCTCCCCACAAATCAAGGCCAGACATCGCCAGCGCTTCAGACAGAATGGCAATGGTTCGCCTCGCATGCAACAGTGTAAGTGCCTTTGAAGTTTCAGGCATTGAACTTGAAAGAAACGGCCGCTCATATACAGCAGACACGCTCTCCCTCCTTTCCATTAACAATGGAGGGGAAGGAGAGCTTTTTTTCATTATGGGCATGGATGCATTCATGCAGTTTCATACATGGAAAGATCCTGAGAGAATTCTCGGTACTGCATCATTGATTATCATGACAAGGCCTGATTATGACCATGAAGCCCATGATGTCGAAAAATACATAAGACAGTATTTGTCCGAAGATTATGTTCCGTCATCAGGTGAGGAAATATCTTTTTTTCACCCTGATTTATGCGGCATATTTTTTGTTAAGGTTACGGGTTTGGAAATTTCTGGAACAACAATCCGGGAGCTGGCAAAAAAAGAAAAAAGCCTCGCGTTTCTTGTTCCTCAAAAAGTCGAAGAATATATTGTTTCCAGAGGTCTTTACAGATAA
- a CDS encoding glutamate-5-semialdehyde dehydrogenase: MPLESLIVDMAKKSRSAARIMAKADTNIKNAALLKIADAIEADKADIQAANQKDLEYGREKGLSPAMLDRLAVTDKVIQSMIQGLKEVAALEDPVGSVTKAYTRPNGLQVSRVRVPLGVIGIIYESRPNVTVDAACLCLKSGNAVILRGGSESINSNQALASSVSKALLSVGLPGEAVQVVPVRDREAVNHLLKQEELIDLIIPRGGESLIRFVAENSRIPVLKHYKGVCHVYVDETADHQMAVDVAFNAKVHRPGVCNAMETLLVNRKEAAAFLPLMAEKFKAAGVVMRGCPETMKIVPFAEPADETDWPAEYLDLIVAVKVVGDMDEAMDHIAIYGSNHSEAIITADYSRARRFVREVDASVVLVNASTRFNDGGQLGLGAEMGISTSKLHAYGPMGLEELTTTKFVVFGDGQVRI; the protein is encoded by the coding sequence ATGCCACTGGAATCCCTGATTGTTGACATGGCAAAAAAGTCAAGATCTGCAGCCAGAATCATGGCCAAGGCAGATACCAATATAAAAAATGCCGCTCTTCTGAAAATTGCGGACGCCATTGAAGCTGACAAAGCAGATATACAGGCTGCCAATCAGAAGGATCTTGAATATGGCCGGGAAAAAGGACTTTCTCCAGCAATGCTCGACAGACTTGCAGTAACAGACAAGGTCATTCAGTCGATGATTCAGGGATTAAAGGAAGTTGCTGCGCTTGAAGATCCGGTAGGCTCGGTTACCAAGGCATACACACGTCCCAATGGCCTCCAGGTTTCAAGGGTTCGTGTTCCACTTGGCGTTATTGGGATCATTTATGAGTCAAGGCCAAATGTGACAGTTGACGCAGCATGTCTTTGTTTGAAGTCAGGCAATGCGGTTATCCTCAGGGGCGGATCTGAATCCATTAATTCCAATCAGGCATTAGCTTCCTCTGTTTCAAAGGCTCTTCTATCTGTGGGACTTCCAGGTGAAGCTGTTCAGGTTGTACCAGTAAGGGACAGGGAGGCCGTTAATCACCTCCTTAAGCAGGAAGAACTGATTGATCTGATTATTCCAAGGGGCGGTGAGAGTCTCATCAGATTTGTGGCAGAAAATTCGAGGATCCCTGTTCTCAAGCATTATAAAGGTGTCTGTCATGTTTATGTGGATGAGACTGCGGATCATCAAATGGCGGTAGATGTTGCTTTCAATGCCAAGGTTCACAGACCCGGAGTTTGTAACGCAATGGAAACCCTTCTTGTGAACAGAAAAGAAGCCGCAGCATTTTTGCCTTTAATGGCTGAAAAATTCAAGGCCGCAGGCGTGGTTATGCGGGGTTGCCCTGAAACCATGAAAATAGTGCCATTTGCTGAGCCGGCTGACGAGACAGACTGGCCTGCTGAATATCTTGATCTTATAGTCGCAGTAAAAGTTGTCGGAGACATGGACGAGGCAATGGATCATATAGCCATTTATGGTTCCAATCACTCCGAAGCCATAATCACAGCTGATTATTCAAGGGCAAGAAGATTCGTTCGAGAAGTTGACGCATCAGTGGTTCTTGTAAATGCCTCAACCAGATTTAATGACGGCGGGCAGCTTGGACTCGGAGCCGAAATGGGAATAAGCACTTCCAAGCTTCATGCTTACGGCCCTATGGGACTTGAAGAGCTTACAACAACAAAATTTGTCGTGTTCGGAGACGGTCAGGTTCGGATCTGA
- the rpmA gene encoding 50S ribosomal protein L27: MAHKKAGGSTRNGRDSNGQRRGVKKYGGESVIAGNILVRQVGSSIHAGNNVGVGKDFTLFALVDGVVKYERHGRDRKKVSVYAA; encoded by the coding sequence ATGGCTCATAAAAAAGCAGGCGGGAGTACCCGCAATGGTCGCGACAGTAACGGACAGCGCCGCGGAGTAAAAAAATACGGCGGGGAGTCTGTGATTGCAGGTAATATTCTGGTTCGCCAGGTTGGCTCATCAATACACGCAGGAAACAATGTTGGAGTTGGCAAGGATTTTACCCTTTTCGCTCTTGTTGACGGCGTTGTAAAATATGAGCGCCATGGACGTGACCGGAAAAAAGTTAGTGTTTATGCTGCGTGA
- the proB gene encoding glutamate 5-kinase, which translates to MMITSTMSRTEAIRKARRVVVKVGSNILTGPSGLNIEVVRSISAQLCWLCDQEIQVVLVTSGAVSAGMRKIGLTKKPSSIPERQAAAAAGQAVLMMEYEHAFDLHGKKVAQILLTAEDMNSRKRYLNARNTIHTLLDWKIVPVINENDTVSIDEIKLGDNDNLSALVAMMVDADLLINLTDIDGLYDKDPRTNHDAVLLSEVNKMTSELEDMASGAGSSIGTGGMLTKIKAARKATGSGIPMLIAKGSQSGILRDIFNGVNCGTYFRPSELKPSAKKSWIAFTVKPKGTIVLDDGAVKAVMVNGKSLLPSGIVEVINDFGVGAPVEIIDRSGNVLGTGLVNYSSSNIRCIMGLKSTAIEDVLGEKPYDEVIHRDNMSISGTDY; encoded by the coding sequence ATGATGATTACATCGACGATGAGCAGGACTGAAGCCATCAGAAAAGCCAGACGGGTTGTTGTCAAGGTGGGCAGCAATATTCTGACAGGCCCGTCAGGACTTAATATTGAAGTAGTACGATCCATAAGCGCTCAATTATGCTGGCTTTGTGACCAGGAAATTCAGGTGGTACTGGTCACATCCGGCGCTGTTTCCGCTGGCATGAGAAAAATAGGGCTCACCAAGAAGCCTTCGAGTATTCCTGAACGCCAGGCCGCAGCTGCCGCAGGTCAGGCTGTTCTGATGATGGAATATGAGCACGCCTTTGATCTCCACGGCAAAAAAGTTGCCCAGATTCTTCTGACAGCCGAGGACATGAACAGCAGAAAGCGCTACCTCAATGCCAGAAATACAATTCATACCCTCCTTGACTGGAAGATAGTCCCTGTCATCAATGAAAATGATACTGTTTCCATTGATGAGATTAAACTAGGGGACAATGACAACCTTTCAGCCCTTGTCGCTATGATGGTCGACGCTGATCTTCTTATAAACCTCACTGACATAGATGGTCTTTATGATAAAGATCCAAGAACAAATCATGACGCAGTCCTTCTTTCAGAAGTAAACAAAATGACATCTGAACTTGAAGATATGGCTTCAGGAGCAGGATCATCTATTGGTACAGGCGGGATGCTCACAAAGATCAAGGCAGCAAGAAAGGCAACAGGGTCAGGTATACCTATGCTCATAGCCAAAGGTTCCCAGTCGGGTATACTAAGGGATATTTTTAATGGCGTGAATTGCGGTACTTATTTTAGACCTTCCGAGCTTAAACCAAGTGCTAAGAAAAGCTGGATCGCATTCACTGTTAAGCCAAAAGGGACAATAGTTCTTGATGACGGAGCTGTGAAGGCCGTGATGGTCAATGGCAAGAGTCTTCTTCCAAGCGGTATTGTTGAAGTAATAAACGATTTTGGTGTTGGCGCTCCTGTGGAAATAATTGACAGATCCGGGAATGTCCTCGGAACCGGGCTTGTAAATTACAGCTCCTCTAATATTCGTTGCATAATGGGCCTAAAGTCCACGGCAATTGAGGATGTTCTTGGCGAAAAGCCTTATGACGAGGTCATACACAGGGATAATATGAGCATTTCAGGTACGGATTATTGA
- a CDS encoding FAD-dependent oxidoreductase, with the protein MSKKYGAYICTGCGIGESLDMDKLAAVASDQRAEFKTHPCLCGEEGIALINKDIAENGINALAIAACSRRVNFDVFKFEGCVIDRVNLREGVVWTHSRDQFPAPTPEQKDDAAFEDKVQLMANDYLKMGLVRLEKIKLPEPFKTERFSKKILVIGGGVTGMSAALDAARTGYQVTIVEKTDKLGGWASVLRKQTPTALPFEAMENPIAAALIDDVAKHPNIEVKTGTVIARIAGMPGEFTVTFKKPGEKIEFDCPLPVPPEMKVDANGKPVEAEKIQAIYAEMNEGRADVLTLDPNGELFGSVILAAGFSPAKLEGEAYAHLGLGNANVITNAQFEEMAAKGRVVRPSDKKPAKSVVFVQSPGKDGADNDFPYCGSVTSMVALKQAKYVRADYEEDGKAYIIYQHMKTPGFMENFYKSMQQDPGVFMTKGEVAAVEESGSNLLVNVKNTLLGENIQIKADLVVLAAGMVPATVDDPVINLAYRQGPGFRDNAIFDGYADSNFICFPYETQRTGIYAAGAVRRSMTIEESMEDAAGAALKAIQCLESSNKGVAVHPRSGDMTYPDFFFQRCTQCKRCTEECPFGALDDDAKGTPKPNPTRCRRCGTCMGACPERIIGFADYNIDSIGSMIKNIWVPTDYDYDPVPMRILGLVCENDALPALDIAAMNRINFAADVRIVPVRCLGSVNVVWIKDALSQGMDGVFLMGCKHGDDYQCHFVKGSELMSVRSSKMGDTLLSLGLENERVAQFEVAIDEFEKAPKLINDFVAQIEALGPNPFKGF; encoded by the coding sequence ATGAGTAAAAAATACGGTGCATATATCTGCACAGGCTGCGGAATAGGCGAATCCCTCGATATGGACAAGCTTGCAGCTGTGGCATCAGACCAGCGTGCTGAATTCAAGACACATCCCTGCCTTTGCGGCGAGGAAGGTATTGCTCTTATAAATAAGGATATTGCGGAAAACGGCATTAACGCTCTTGCAATAGCCGCATGCTCAAGAAGGGTGAACTTCGACGTATTCAAATTTGAAGGTTGCGTAATTGACCGCGTCAATCTCCGTGAAGGCGTCGTCTGGACCCACTCTAGAGATCAGTTTCCTGCTCCTACACCAGAGCAGAAGGATGATGCAGCTTTCGAAGACAAGGTTCAGCTTATGGCAAACGATTATCTCAAGATGGGTCTTGTCCGTCTCGAGAAGATCAAGCTTCCTGAGCCTTTCAAAACAGAAAGATTTTCCAAGAAGATTCTTGTTATCGGCGGTGGCGTAACCGGCATGAGCGCAGCTCTTGATGCGGCCAGAACCGGATATCAGGTAACTATCGTTGAAAAGACTGACAAGCTCGGCGGATGGGCATCTGTTCTCCGCAAGCAGACTCCGACCGCTCTTCCATTTGAAGCAATGGAAAATCCTATTGCTGCGGCTCTCATCGATGACGTGGCAAAGCATCCTAATATTGAAGTCAAGACAGGTACTGTGATTGCACGTATCGCTGGCATGCCCGGCGAGTTCACAGTAACCTTCAAAAAACCCGGCGAGAAGATAGAATTCGACTGCCCGCTTCCAGTTCCGCCTGAAATGAAGGTTGACGCAAACGGCAAGCCTGTTGAAGCTGAAAAGATCCAGGCAATTTATGCTGAAATGAACGAAGGAAGAGCTGATGTTCTTACCCTCGATCCCAATGGCGAACTTTTTGGATCAGTTATTCTTGCAGCCGGTTTCAGCCCTGCCAAGCTCGAAGGTGAAGCTTATGCCCATCTTGGACTCGGTAATGCAAACGTAATCACCAATGCCCAGTTTGAAGAAATGGCTGCCAAGGGCAGAGTGGTGAGACCATCTGATAAGAAACCTGCAAAGAGTGTTGTATTTGTTCAGAGCCCAGGAAAAGACGGCGCTGACAATGACTTCCCTTACTGCGGAAGTGTAACCAGTATGGTTGCTCTCAAGCAGGCTAAATATGTAAGAGCAGACTACGAAGAAGACGGAAAGGCTTACATTATTTATCAGCACATGAAGACCCCTGGTTTCATGGAAAATTTCTACAAGAGCATGCAGCAGGATCCCGGAGTATTCATGACCAAGGGTGAGGTTGCGGCTGTTGAAGAATCAGGCAGCAATCTTCTTGTTAATGTAAAAAACACTCTTCTCGGCGAAAACATCCAGATTAAGGCTGACCTCGTTGTTCTTGCCGCTGGTATGGTTCCAGCGACTGTCGATGATCCGGTCATTAACCTCGCTTATCGCCAGGGACCTGGATTCCGTGATAATGCAATTTTTGACGGATACGCAGATTCAAACTTCATATGCTTCCCTTATGAAACCCAGCGTACCGGTATTTACGCAGCAGGCGCAGTTCGTCGCTCCATGACAATCGAAGAGTCAATGGAAGATGCGGCTGGTGCTGCTCTTAAGGCTATTCAGTGCCTTGAGTCATCAAACAAGGGTGTTGCAGTTCATCCTCGTTCAGGCGATATGACCTATCCTGATTTCTTCTTCCAGAGATGCACCCAGTGCAAACGCTGTACAGAAGAATGTCCTTTCGGCGCACTTGATGACGATGCAAAGGGTACTCCTAAGCCTAATCCTACACGCTGCCGTCGTTGCGGTACATGTATGGGTGCATGCCCTGAGCGTATCATCGGTTTTGCTGACTACAATATCGACAGCATCGGTTCAATGATCAAGAACATCTGGGTTCCGACAGATTATGATTATGATCCGGTTCCAATGCGTATTCTTGGTCTTGTCTGCGAAAATGATGCGCTTCCTGCACTCGACATTGCAGCAATGAACCGCATAAACTTTGCAGCTGATGTTCGTATCGTACCTGTCCGTTGTCTTGGTTCAGTCAATGTCGTATGGATCAAGGATGCTCTTTCCCAGGGTATGGACGGCGTGTTCCTGATGGGCTGCAAGCATGGTGATGATTACCAGTGCCATTTCGTAAAAGGCAGCGAGCTCATGAGTGTACGTTCAAGCAAAATGGGCGACACCCTTCTGAGCCTCGGTCTTGAAAACGAGCGTGTTGCACAGTTTGAAGTTGCCATCGATGAGTTCGAAAAGGCACCTAAGCTGATCAATGACTTTGTTGCACAGATTGAAGCTCTTGGACCGAACCCATTCAAGGGTTTCTAG